One region of Syntrophobacter fumaroxidans MPOB genomic DNA includes:
- a CDS encoding histidine kinase: MSTDKALSFLHLIRRSQRGRLKVYLGYGPGVGKTWQMLLEGHRLKQEGIDVVAGLVETHGRADTARLAEGLEIIPRRQVRYHGIAIEEMDLEALLARKPGVALVDELAHSNVPGSPNAKRYQDVLDILAAGIHVITTLNVQHLESLYNTVETLVGVKVHERLPDSMLAEADEIVNVDLAPEDLQQRLREGKVYPTERMAVALENFFRRSNLDELRELTLRELASQIDLKRRSAPDEPCTTAPDQVMVCLSSRGPNSPALLRYGSRLAGRLNRNWYAVYVQTPREAPAIIDSATQRLVSDTLTLANVLGAIVFTYKGEDIVDTILHFAREYRVGHIVIGRPGPLPLWKRLLGGKTLAERLIVKARGLTVVVVDAKAEAREDDRESISPA; encoded by the coding sequence ATGTCCACCGACAAGGCGCTCAGCTTTTTGCATCTCATCCGCCGTTCGCAACGGGGAAGGCTGAAGGTCTATCTCGGCTACGGACCGGGTGTCGGCAAGACTTGGCAGATGCTCCTGGAGGGCCATCGCCTCAAACAGGAGGGGATCGACGTGGTGGCCGGTCTCGTGGAAACCCACGGGCGCGCCGACACGGCCAGGCTCGCCGAAGGCCTGGAAATCATTCCCCGCAGGCAGGTCCGTTATCATGGCATCGCCATCGAGGAAATGGACCTCGAAGCCCTGCTGGCGCGCAAACCCGGAGTGGCTCTGGTGGACGAGCTCGCTCACAGCAACGTTCCCGGGAGCCCCAACGCCAAGCGCTACCAGGATGTGCTGGATATTCTCGCGGCAGGCATCCACGTGATCACCACCCTCAACGTCCAGCACCTGGAAAGCCTCTACAACACGGTTGAAACGCTGGTGGGCGTCAAGGTACACGAGCGTCTGCCCGATTCGATGCTGGCGGAAGCCGATGAAATCGTCAACGTGGACCTGGCGCCGGAAGACCTCCAGCAGCGGCTCCGGGAAGGCAAGGTCTATCCGACAGAGCGTATGGCGGTTGCCCTGGAGAATTTCTTCAGGCGCTCGAACCTGGATGAACTTCGGGAGCTGACGCTTCGCGAACTCGCTTCCCAGATCGACCTCAAACGCCGCAGCGCGCCTGATGAACCGTGCACCACGGCCCCTGATCAGGTGATGGTGTGCCTGAGTTCCCGGGGGCCCAACAGCCCGGCCCTGCTGCGCTACGGGTCGAGGCTCGCCGGGCGTCTCAATCGCAATTGGTATGCCGTCTACGTTCAGACCCCGCGGGAAGCGCCGGCGATCATCGATTCGGCCACCCAGCGCCTCGTCTCCGATACCCTCACTCTGGCGAACGTGCTGGGAGCCATCGTCTTCACCTACAAGGGCGAAGACATCGTGGACACCATTCTTCATTTTGCCCGGGAATACCGCGTCGGCCACATCGTCATAGGGCGTCCCGGCCCCTTGCCCCTCTGGAAGCGTCTGCTGGGCGGGAAAACCCTTGCCGAACGCCTGATTGTCAAGGCCCGGGGCCTGACCGTGGTGGTGGTGGACGCCAAGGCCGAGGCTCGGGAAGATGATCGGGAATCGATTTCTCCCGCATAG
- a CDS encoding potassium-transporting ATPase subunit C, which yields MSPYLSKSLLLLSLALVICGLVYPLSLWVVGQAFFPFQANGSLLTGPDGNPVGSRLIAQPFSREEYFQPRPSAASYDASASASSSLAASNYALRDRVARMLGPMAKYRTGPRAGQLAAPDIERWFRQDAFQGKPHIVAQWAGLHNSPAIAWVRADPAHEVYVEVWAKSHPAVVARFIEDNPDIPEPKAADLAVVFFETFSRENPGRFPAAVRGVGADGRSETRIEPVGEGPEVRSIFFDMWLQDHPGADLEGVPGDMVTASASGLDPDITLRNAEFQLDRVAAEWAAGLKRDPAAVRKEIGQLLEEKARAPARGLFGEKMLNVLELNLELRRRYGAL from the coding sequence ATGTCGCCATATCTTTCGAAAAGCCTGTTGCTCCTGTCCCTTGCACTGGTCATCTGCGGCCTCGTCTACCCGCTGTCCCTCTGGGTAGTCGGGCAGGCCTTCTTTCCATTCCAGGCCAATGGCAGCCTGCTGACGGGACCGGACGGCAACCCGGTGGGCTCGCGGCTGATCGCCCAGCCTTTTAGCAGGGAAGAATACTTTCAGCCCCGTCCTTCCGCGGCGTCATATGATGCTTCCGCGTCAGCTTCTTCAAGCCTGGCCGCTTCCAACTATGCGCTGCGCGACCGTGTCGCCCGGATGCTCGGTCCCATGGCGAAATATCGAACGGGTCCCCGGGCCGGACAGCTCGCGGCTCCGGATATCGAACGCTGGTTCCGGCAGGATGCGTTCCAGGGCAAGCCGCATATCGTGGCTCAATGGGCCGGCCTTCATAACTCCCCGGCAATAGCCTGGGTCAGGGCCGACCCGGCTCACGAAGTGTACGTCGAGGTCTGGGCGAAGTCTCATCCCGCCGTGGTGGCCCGGTTCATCGAGGACAATCCCGACATCCCCGAGCCGAAGGCGGCCGATCTCGCCGTTGTGTTCTTCGAGACGTTCTCCAGGGAGAACCCCGGGAGGTTTCCTGCCGCGGTGCGCGGCGTGGGAGCCGACGGCCGGTCCGAAACCCGAATCGAGCCTGTGGGGGAAGGGCCGGAAGTTCGGTCGATCTTCTTCGACATGTGGCTCCAGGACCATCCCGGGGCGGATCTTGAAGGCGTTCCGGGCGACATGGTCACCGCTTCGGCATCCGGGCTGGATCCCGACATCACGCTCCGCAACGCCGAGTTCCAACTCGACCGGGTTGCGGCCGAATGGGCCGCAGGCCTGAAACGCGATCCAGCGGCGGTTCGAAAAGAAATCGGGCAGCTTTTGGAGGAAAAGGCCCGGGCGCCGGCCAGAGGACTTTTCGGGGAGAAAATGCTAAACGTTCTCGAGCTCAATCTCGAACTCCGGCGACGGTACGGCGCTTTGTAG
- the kdpB gene encoding potassium-transporting ATPase subunit KdpB: MNGVSDPSETVRELRSLSEQSRPLRRVKPKRLLEKQTAFAALRQAFVMLRPDIQWNNPVMFVVEVGAILTLLFIIDAWWGGRAGEVPIGYFVAVDAWLFLTVLFANFATALAEARGKAQAESLRRARHDTVAFRLNAAGEVEEVSSADLKPGDRVVVRSGQTIPGDGEIIEGVASVDESAITGESAPVIRAAGGDRSGVTGGTVVLSDRIVVRITSGSGESFLDRMIGLVEGAIRQRSPNEIALTLVLSAFTLVFLIVVIPLWPMSRNAEMYMAAYLGVKEPVKGLGTDIPTLIALLVCLIPTTIGALLAAIGIAGMDRALQANIVAKSGKAVELAGDVDVVLLDKTGTITIGNRNATTFLPLDAYSAADVGRLAALASAADETPEGRSIVKLFETRFNTPVGVPEGARFVPFTAQTRMSGVDLPGGRRIRKGAPDAVVRFVEGNRLEVPGELGPLVDGVATKGATPLVVADETGVAGVVVLEDILKPHMQERFERLRKMGLRTVMITGDNPLTAAAIARQAGVDDFLAQATPEVKLAYIRKEQAAGKLVAMMGDGTNDAPALAQADVALAMNAGTQAAREAANMVDLDSDPTKLIEVVEVGKQLLITRGSLTTFSIANDMAKYFAIIPALFAGTLPWLKALDVMHLHSPTSAILSAVIFNALIIPALIPIALKGVRYRALGADALLRRNLLIWGLGGLILPFLGIKLIDLAMVGLHLVG; this comes from the coding sequence ATGAACGGAGTATCCGATCCCTCCGAGACCGTTCGGGAGTTGCGTTCGCTTTCGGAACAGTCGCGGCCGCTGCGTCGCGTGAAACCCAAGCGGCTGCTCGAAAAGCAGACTGCCTTTGCGGCCCTGAGACAGGCCTTTGTGATGCTTCGGCCCGACATCCAGTGGAATAATCCGGTGATGTTCGTGGTCGAGGTCGGCGCCATCCTGACTTTGTTGTTCATCATCGATGCGTGGTGGGGCGGCCGGGCCGGCGAGGTGCCCATCGGCTACTTTGTCGCGGTGGACGCATGGCTTTTCCTGACGGTGCTCTTCGCCAACTTCGCCACGGCTCTGGCCGAGGCCCGCGGCAAGGCCCAGGCCGAATCGCTCCGACGGGCGCGTCACGACACGGTGGCCTTCCGCCTGAACGCGGCGGGGGAGGTCGAGGAGGTTTCGTCGGCGGATCTGAAGCCGGGGGACAGGGTCGTGGTGCGGTCGGGGCAGACGATCCCGGGCGACGGGGAGATCATCGAGGGAGTGGCTTCCGTCGACGAGTCGGCGATCACGGGCGAATCGGCTCCCGTCATTCGCGCCGCGGGCGGCGACCGGTCCGGCGTGACGGGAGGCACCGTGGTGCTCTCCGACCGGATCGTGGTCCGAATCACCAGCGGGTCCGGCGAATCGTTCCTGGACAGGATGATCGGCCTGGTGGAAGGGGCCATACGGCAGCGAAGCCCCAACGAGATCGCGCTCACCCTCGTGCTCTCGGCATTCACGCTCGTCTTCCTGATCGTGGTGATCCCGCTCTGGCCCATGTCCCGGAACGCCGAAATGTACATGGCGGCCTACCTGGGAGTCAAAGAACCCGTCAAAGGTCTCGGCACCGATATCCCGACCCTCATCGCGCTCCTGGTCTGCCTGATTCCCACCACCATCGGCGCCTTGCTCGCCGCAATCGGCATCGCGGGGATGGACCGCGCCCTGCAGGCCAACATCGTCGCCAAGAGCGGCAAGGCCGTGGAACTGGCTGGTGATGTCGACGTCGTGCTGCTCGACAAAACCGGCACGATCACCATCGGAAACCGGAACGCGACCACCTTTCTGCCGCTCGACGCGTACTCCGCCGCTGACGTCGGCAGGCTGGCCGCCCTGGCATCCGCCGCCGACGAGACACCCGAGGGGAGGAGCATCGTAAAGCTCTTCGAGACCCGATTCAACACGCCGGTCGGCGTTCCGGAGGGCGCCCGGTTCGTGCCTTTTACGGCACAAACGCGCATGAGCGGCGTCGATCTCCCCGGAGGAAGGCGAATACGCAAGGGGGCGCCGGACGCCGTCGTCAGGTTCGTCGAAGGCAACCGGCTCGAGGTTCCCGGCGAGCTCGGGCCGCTGGTGGATGGCGTTGCGACCAAGGGCGCCACGCCGCTGGTCGTTGCCGATGAAACCGGCGTCGCGGGCGTGGTGGTGCTCGAAGACATTCTGAAGCCGCACATGCAGGAGCGCTTCGAGCGCCTGAGAAAGATGGGGTTGAGGACCGTCATGATCACCGGAGACAATCCTCTGACCGCCGCCGCCATCGCCAGGCAGGCAGGTGTGGACGATTTTCTCGCCCAGGCCACGCCCGAGGTCAAGCTTGCCTATATCCGAAAAGAGCAGGCTGCCGGAAAGCTGGTGGCAATGATGGGCGACGGCACCAACGACGCCCCGGCGCTGGCCCAGGCCGACGTGGCCCTGGCCATGAACGCGGGCACCCAGGCCGCCAGGGAAGCGGCCAACATGGTGGATCTGGACAGCGACCCCACCAAGCTGATCGAAGTCGTGGAGGTCGGAAAACAGCTCCTGATCACACGAGGCTCCCTGACGACCTTCTCCATTGCCAACGACATGGCCAAATACTTCGCCATCATCCCGGCGCTTTTCGCGGGGACTCTCCCGTGGCTGAAAGCGCTCGACGTCATGCATCTGCATTCGCCGACTTCGGCGATCCTCTCGGCCGTGATTTTCAACGCGCTCATCATCCCCGCGCTCATTCCGATCGCGCTCAAGGGAGTCCGGTACCGGGCGCTCGGCGCCGACGCCCTGCTGCGAAGGAACCTCTTGATCTGGGGCCTGGGGGGCCTCATTTTGCCCTTTCTAGGCATCAAGCTCATCGATCTCGCCATGGTGGGCCTCCACCTGGTGGGTTGA
- the kdpA gene encoding potassium-transporting ATPase subunit KdpA, whose translation MFLQTWSLPFLLLATATLAAFPLSRYLAWIMDGKYRPAPFFRWFEERLDSGPQNWKQYAGSLLAFNTLLFAFGFLVLALQPWMPLNPDGKGMLAPSTIFHSVASFMTNTDLQHYAGERHLSNFSQIFFGMINLFLSAAIGLCALTAIIRALRGDPSLGNFFVDMWRVVVYLFVPAAFLVGFIFLTQGSPMTFRSSYQVSILETADMGIADRSEAKPQTIVVGPVAAFESIKMLGTNGGGFYGMNSAHPFENPNALTNFLATLSMMLFPFSLVLVYGRMLQRVRHSIVIFSVLLLMMAGTIAWTVVFDTLRPNPGLTASPVPRTYEIPSATAPGGKWTVTVPAIPGLPVDQHLGNLEGKELRFGTAAGATFAAITTDVTCGAVNAEADSLNPLAALSPMIGMWLNCIFGGKGVGMINVLLYIIVAIFIAGMMVGRTPEYLGKKIGAREMKLATLALLVHPLMILLPTGLFAATDWGLLAVSNPGAHGFSQMLYQFSSASANNGSAFDGLGVVYGFHHNPTPAPTAVAWDIATALVIIVGRFLPILAPMAMAASLGAKRSSPFGLGTLRDDGITFGVLLLGTVLIIGALLFLPVAALGPFAEHLGPVPFGG comes from the coding sequence ATGTTTCTGCAAACGTGGTCGCTTCCCTTCCTGCTCCTGGCGACGGCGACCCTGGCGGCGTTTCCGTTGAGCCGTTACCTGGCGTGGATCATGGACGGAAAATACCGGCCCGCCCCGTTCTTTCGCTGGTTCGAAGAACGTTTGGACAGCGGTCCGCAGAACTGGAAGCAGTATGCAGGTTCGCTGCTCGCGTTCAACACCCTGCTGTTCGCGTTCGGATTCCTTGTGCTGGCGCTTCAACCGTGGATGCCGTTGAATCCTGACGGCAAGGGCATGCTCGCCCCGAGCACCATCTTTCACAGCGTGGCGTCGTTCATGACGAACACGGACCTGCAGCACTACGCCGGCGAGCGGCATCTCTCGAATTTCAGCCAGATCTTTTTCGGCATGATCAATCTCTTCCTCTCCGCGGCCATCGGGTTGTGCGCCCTCACTGCGATCATCCGGGCATTGCGCGGCGACCCCTCGCTGGGCAACTTCTTTGTGGACATGTGGCGGGTGGTGGTCTACCTGTTCGTTCCGGCGGCCTTCCTGGTCGGTTTCATTTTTCTGACCCAGGGGAGTCCGATGACCTTCCGATCCTCGTATCAGGTCTCGATCCTCGAGACTGCGGACATGGGGATCGCCGACCGGAGTGAGGCGAAGCCGCAGACGATTGTGGTCGGCCCCGTGGCGGCGTTCGAATCCATCAAGATGCTCGGCACCAACGGCGGCGGATTTTACGGCATGAACTCCGCCCATCCCTTCGAAAACCCCAACGCGCTCACGAATTTCCTGGCCACCCTGTCCATGATGCTTTTTCCATTCTCGCTCGTGCTCGTGTACGGCCGGATGCTCCAACGCGTGCGCCACTCGATTGTCATCTTTTCGGTCCTGCTGTTGATGATGGCAGGTACCATCGCGTGGACCGTCGTTTTCGACACGCTGCGGCCGAACCCGGGATTGACCGCTTCTCCCGTTCCTCGAACTTACGAAATTCCGAGCGCGACGGCGCCGGGCGGAAAGTGGACCGTTACCGTGCCGGCAATCCCGGGTCTGCCGGTGGACCAGCACCTGGGCAACCTCGAAGGCAAGGAGTTGAGGTTCGGGACCGCCGCAGGCGCCACCTTTGCGGCGATCACGACGGACGTCACGTGCGGGGCCGTGAACGCCGAAGCCGACAGTCTCAACCCGCTGGCCGCGCTCTCGCCCATGATCGGTATGTGGCTGAATTGCATCTTCGGCGGCAAAGGGGTGGGGATGATCAACGTGCTGCTCTACATAATTGTCGCGATATTCATCGCCGGCATGATGGTGGGGCGGACGCCCGAATACCTCGGCAAGAAGATCGGGGCGCGCGAAATGAAGCTCGCGACGCTCGCCCTGCTCGTTCATCCCCTGATGATTCTTCTGCCCACCGGGCTTTTCGCGGCGACCGACTGGGGACTCCTGGCCGTCAGCAATCCCGGGGCGCATGGTTTCTCCCAGATGCTCTACCAGTTCTCTTCGGCGTCTGCCAATAACGGCTCGGCGTTCGACGGTCTGGGCGTCGTCTACGGTTTCCACCACAATCCCACTCCTGCTCCCACCGCCGTCGCATGGGACATCGCGACGGCCCTGGTGATTATTGTCGGCCGCTTTCTGCCGATCCTTGCCCCGATGGCCATGGCGGCGTCCCTGGGAGCGAAGCGATCGAGTCCGTTCGGTCTGGGGACCTTGCGCGATGACGGCATCACCTTCGGGGTCCTTCTCCTCGGGACTGTTCTCATCATCGGGGCGCTGCTCTTTCTGCCGGTAGCCGCCCTGGGGCCCTTTGCGGAACATCTGGGACCCGTCCCGTTCGGCGGGTGA
- the kdpF gene encoding K(+)-transporting ATPase subunit F: MKRSESRGAPMIVYFAAVVAVFLAIYLFVALIRPEWF, from the coding sequence GTGAAAAGATCTGAAAGTCGAGGTGCGCCGATGATTGTCTATTTTGCGGCGGTTGTGGCCGTTTTCCTGGCGATCTACCTTTTCGTGGCCCTGATCCGGCCGGAATGGTTTTGA
- a CDS encoding sensor histidine kinase codes for MSLKLKLAIAFCGPLVILVIVGVMSVRTVTQSSRAVERIFRENYDSVDASLKMKGAVERLDRAAEFSLWGEGAEAGHESGALTAEFERNLRFQQGNITLAGEHELTERLTRLWETYRKDYEDFRRLPETDGERRDFYRNRLVPGSREIRDTVQRIADINLENMLSVDGQARRQADEANRTMFALVVSGVGLALLFIALIAPFVVRPITGLTRSVREIQRGNLDLLVKPRSKDEIGRLAAAFNEMASSLREYRRTDRARLLRTQRATQSALDTLSDAVAVCSPAGEVELANDTARRVFNLSPESTIESAGNEKIGELFARVRREMRAVRHQGYDSAIQVFREGEERFYLPGGIPILDEDHQLAGITLVLTDVTGVRRLDEVKSGLISTVSHELKTPLTSVRLAAHVLLSEKLGPLNPKQVEILVAAREDSDRLYQIIENLLDISRIETDRSKIRLSPVDTEQMVLQATDEMRSAYMDRKVTLVLDLPEDVPPVLAEAFYLESVFANLLSNALRHTPAGGRVTVSARRKGDAVQFSVEDTGSGIPAESLPHVFEKFYRGPGREERRDSGLGLAIAREIVEAHGGTIGVVSEPGKGARFTFTLSVADSPTQGI; via the coding sequence ATGAGCCTCAAGCTGAAACTGGCCATTGCCTTTTGCGGTCCGCTGGTGATCCTGGTCATCGTAGGGGTGATGAGCGTTCGGACGGTCACGCAGTCCAGCAGGGCCGTGGAGCGGATTTTTCGCGAGAACTACGATTCGGTCGATGCCAGTCTGAAAATGAAAGGGGCCGTCGAACGCCTGGACCGGGCCGCCGAGTTCTCCCTGTGGGGGGAAGGGGCTGAAGCCGGGCACGAAAGCGGGGCTCTAACGGCCGAATTCGAGCGGAACCTTCGATTCCAGCAGGGGAACATCACCCTGGCCGGGGAACACGAGCTCACCGAGCGCCTGACCCGGCTCTGGGAGACGTATCGCAAGGATTACGAGGACTTTCGACGGCTGCCGGAAACCGACGGGGAGCGGCGGGACTTCTACCGCAACCGGCTTGTGCCCGGGTCCCGGGAAATCCGCGACACGGTGCAGCGCATCGCCGACATCAATCTTGAAAACATGCTTTCCGTGGATGGCCAGGCACGCCGACAAGCCGATGAAGCCAACCGCACCATGTTCGCCCTGGTGGTTTCGGGGGTGGGCTTGGCGTTGCTCTTCATCGCATTGATCGCCCCTTTTGTCGTGCGCCCCATTACCGGTCTCACCCGCTCGGTTCGAGAAATCCAGCGGGGCAATCTCGATCTGCTCGTCAAGCCCCGCTCCAAGGACGAAATCGGGCGCCTGGCCGCCGCTTTCAACGAGATGGCTTCGAGCCTTCGAGAATACAGAAGGACGGACCGTGCCCGGCTTCTGCGCACGCAGCGGGCCACGCAGTCGGCGCTCGATACGCTCTCGGACGCCGTTGCCGTCTGCAGTCCGGCCGGCGAGGTGGAACTCGCCAACGATACGGCCCGGCGGGTGTTCAACCTGAGTCCGGAATCCACCATCGAATCGGCGGGCAACGAGAAAATCGGGGAACTCTTCGCCCGGGTTCGCAGGGAGATGAGAGCCGTCCGGCACCAGGGCTACGATTCGGCGATCCAGGTTTTCAGGGAGGGCGAGGAGCGGTTTTACCTGCCCGGGGGCATCCCCATCCTCGACGAAGACCACCAACTGGCCGGCATCACCCTGGTGCTGACCGACGTCACGGGAGTGCGCCGGCTCGACGAGGTCAAGAGCGGGCTCATCTCCACCGTTTCGCACGAGCTCAAAACCCCGCTCACCTCCGTTCGGCTCGCGGCCCACGTGCTCCTCAGCGAGAAGCTCGGCCCGCTGAACCCCAAACAGGTGGAGATCCTTGTCGCGGCGCGTGAGGACAGCGACCGGTTGTACCAGATCATAGAGAATCTGCTCGATATCAGCCGCATTGAAACGGACCGTTCCAAAATCAGGCTTTCCCCGGTGGACACTGAACAAATGGTTTTGCAGGCAACGGATGAGATGCGCTCGGCCTACATGGACCGGAAGGTCACCCTCGTGCTCGATCTGCCGGAGGACGTTCCCCCCGTTTTGGCCGAAGCGTTTTACCTCGAGAGCGTTTTTGCGAATCTCTTGAGCAATGCCCTCCGGCACACTCCCGCCGGCGGGCGGGTGACGGTATCGGCACGGCGCAAAGGCGACGCCGTGCAGTTCTCCGTAGAGGACACCGGCTCGGGAATACCCGCGGAGAGCCTTCCGCACGTGTTCGAGAAGTTTTACCGGGGGCCGGGCAGGGAAGAACGCAGGGACTCCGGGTTGGGGCTTGCCATCGCCAGGGAAATCGTCGAGGCGCACGGCGGGACCATCGGCGTCGTGAGTGAACCGGGGAAAGGGGCCAGGTTCACATTTACGCTGAGCGTGGCGGATTCTCCCACGCAAGGCATTTGA
- a CDS encoding sigma-54-dependent transcriptional regulator, translating to MDETGSEQTSLLILVVDDEPNIRKTLTISLEAEGHRVAAVSNSRDALMEARRRHFDLALIDLRLGAESGMELITALHASCPWMKSAVITAYASIDSAVEAMRRGAFDYLPKPFTHDQVALLVRKVVEVRTLEQKIEALQEVLRQAAPEADFTSGSPSMQHTLAMARQVAASEATILLRGESGTGKTILARAIHTWSPRASKPFGTVSCPSLSAELLESELFGHVKGAFTGAVRDTPGRIAACEGGTLLLDEIGDLPLSVQAKLLRVLQEKTYERVGGLETRKADLRIIAATNMDLESAMKAGRFREDLFYRLDVVEINIPPLRERREDILPLAERLLAFFAGQNHRRVLGFTEEAGEVLLRYRWPGNVRELRNAVERAVLLCNGERVGVECLQLRLGPGEPSLSLGDLVSLERIEEAHIRRVLAVTKSIEEACRVLDMDSVTLWRRRKKYGI from the coding sequence ATGGACGAAACCGGAAGCGAGCAAACGAGTCTTTTGATCCTGGTCGTCGATGACGAACCAAACATTCGCAAGACGCTGACCATCTCACTGGAGGCGGAAGGGCACCGGGTCGCGGCCGTGAGCAATTCCAGGGATGCTTTGATGGAAGCTCGCCGCCGCCATTTCGACCTGGCCCTCATCGATCTTCGTCTCGGCGCCGAGTCCGGGATGGAGTTGATCACGGCATTGCATGCCTCCTGCCCGTGGATGAAGTCGGCGGTCATCACCGCTTATGCGTCCATCGACAGCGCCGTCGAGGCGATGCGTCGCGGGGCCTTCGATTATCTGCCCAAGCCGTTCACGCACGACCAGGTTGCGCTCCTGGTCCGCAAGGTTGTTGAAGTCCGGACACTGGAGCAGAAAATCGAAGCGCTGCAGGAGGTGTTGAGGCAGGCGGCTCCGGAGGCGGATTTCACCAGCGGCAGCCCTTCCATGCAGCACACGCTCGCCATGGCCCGGCAAGTGGCGGCGAGCGAGGCCACGATCCTCTTGCGCGGAGAGAGCGGCACGGGAAAAACCATACTCGCCCGCGCCATCCACACCTGGAGTCCCCGCGCCTCCAAACCCTTCGGCACCGTGTCCTGTCCTTCCCTGTCCGCGGAGTTGCTCGAGAGCGAGCTCTTCGGACACGTGAAGGGCGCCTTCACCGGGGCGGTACGCGACACTCCCGGGCGCATCGCCGCCTGCGAGGGCGGCACGCTGTTGCTGGACGAAATCGGCGACCTGCCCCTTTCGGTTCAGGCAAAACTCTTGCGGGTCCTTCAGGAGAAGACCTACGAGCGAGTCGGGGGCCTCGAAACCCGCAAGGCCGACCTGCGGATCATCGCCGCGACAAACATGGACCTGGAGAGTGCCATGAAGGCCGGACGATTTCGCGAAGACCTCTTCTACCGGCTGGACGTGGTGGAGATCAACATTCCCCCGTTACGCGAGCGTCGCGAGGATATCCTTCCCCTTGCGGAACGACTGCTCGCCTTCTTCGCCGGCCAGAATCACCGGCGCGTCCTGGGGTTCACGGAGGAGGCCGGCGAGGTCCTGCTCCGCTATCGCTGGCCCGGAAACGTGCGGGAACTGCGCAATGCCGTCGAGCGGGCGGTCCTGCTCTGCAACGGAGAGCGCGTCGGCGTGGAATGCCTTCAGCTCAGGCTCGGGCCGGGCGAGCCATCCCTGAGCCTGGGAGATCTGGTCTCTCTGGAACGGATCGAAGAAGCCCACATCCGCCGGGTACTGGCGGTCACCAAATCCATCGAGGAAGCCTGCCGGGTGCTGGACATGGACTCCGTCACGCTGTGGCGGAGGCGGAAGAAATACGGTATCTGA
- a CDS encoding DJ-1/PfpI family protein — protein sequence MPKFHEDRHLHVGAIIFPHIDQLDFTGPFEVLSRMPDSSFHVLWKERTPVRDVRGLVLTPDMTFAEAPRLDVLVVPGGYGQEALMDDDAVLSFIRGSAAEAKFVLSVCTGALTCGAAGLLKGVRATTHWASFHLLQYFGAIPVDARVVVDGRFISTAGVSAGIDGAFRVLALLRGERLAQEVQLKIQYAPDPPFNSGTPSTAPPKVLQTVLAGAREITETRLETAKRIAQTLDLKSLSPQRR from the coding sequence ATGCCGAAATTCCACGAAGACAGGCATCTGCACGTTGGAGCCATCATCTTCCCGCACATCGATCAGCTCGATTTCACGGGTCCGTTCGAAGTGCTCTCGCGCATGCCCGATTCCTCGTTCCATGTTCTCTGGAAAGAGCGAACTCCGGTAAGGGACGTACGGGGATTGGTTCTGACGCCCGACATGACGTTTGCGGAAGCACCGCGGCTGGACGTGCTCGTGGTGCCGGGCGGATACGGTCAGGAGGCCCTGATGGACGATGATGCGGTTCTCTCTTTCATTCGCGGGAGCGCGGCCGAAGCGAAATTCGTTCTCTCCGTGTGCACGGGAGCGCTGACCTGCGGGGCCGCCGGATTGCTCAAAGGAGTCCGGGCCACCACGCACTGGGCTTCATTCCACCTGCTTCAGTATTTTGGAGCGATTCCCGTCGATGCGCGGGTTGTCGTCGACGGGAGGTTCATTTCCACCGCGGGGGTGTCCGCGGGAATCGACGGTGCGTTTCGGGTCCTGGCGCTGCTGCGCGGGGAGCGCCTCGCCCAGGAGGTTCAACTGAAGATCCAGTATGCTCCAGATCCTCCGTTCAACAGCGGCACGCCTTCGACCGCTCCCCCAAAAGTGCTGCAGACCGTTCTCGCGGGGGCCCGGGAAATCACCGAAACACGGCTCGAGACGGCCAAGCGCATCGCTCAGACACTGGACTTGAAAAGCCTGTCCCCCCAGCGCCGCTGA